The genomic stretch AATCAGGCTGGCGGTGTAGGGGCGTTCGGCCCAAAGCTGGCTGGACAGGCTGCCGCGTACCAGTTGTGCCTGTACCTGCAGTGGTCCCAGGGGCTCAAGGTCGAATGCCAGGTCGACCCGCCACAAGTGTTGGCGGGCTTCGCGTTCGGTGGGTTTTTCCTTGGGATCCCTGGGCGGAGGGTCTTCGCGCTGCACCTTGACCTGCAGTGGCACGATGTCTTGCAGGTTGCGCATGGGGATTTCCAACTGCCAGGTGGTTTGCAGGCGGCCGTCCTCGGTCATGCCGGTCTGTTCCAGGCTCGACAATTGGTGGCTTTGCAGGCGCGAGATCGCGGCGGCGGCCAGGCGCAGCAGGTGTTCCAGGTCGCCTTCCTCGGTCAGCTTCTGCAGCAGCCGCGAGGGCAGGGGAAAGCCACCCGGGGCCGGTTTGGCGCTGACCTGGCCAAGGGTGCCGAGGGCATTGCGCACAAAGCTCGGCAGGGCCTGGGCCAGGGTGTTGGCGGCCAACGCGGCATTGAAGCTGGGATTGGCCGGCAGGCCGGGGGCCAGTTGGGCGATCAGACGCAACAGGTTGCCCTTGAGGTCGTCTGCCGGCGCCGGATTCTGTCCGGCGAGCAATCGGCTTTCGAGAAACAGCCCGCTGTTGGCCAGCGCTTGCGCCAGCCCCTTGGCGCTGCTCAGGTGCTGGACCTCGGGCAGGCTGGCAAGCAGTTTGTCGACGCTGGCGCGAACCTCAGGGGATTGCCCATCGGCCGGCAGGTTCTGCAAGGCCTTGAACACCGCGTCCAGGGAACCCTGGCGACTCTGCTGGGTGTGCAATTGTTGGCTGATCGCCAATTGTTCCTGGCGAGTGCTCAGGGGCACGAAGCTGAGGGTGTGCGCGTCCTGGACCTGGGCACTGAGCAGGGTGCCGATGCGCAGTGGCTGCGGGCTGTCGATGTTCAGAGCGGTGCCGCTGAGCGCGCTGTTGAGCAGGCTGACCATCGAGCGGTACACCGCCGGTTGCCCCGGTGCCTGCGGCTGTAACTGGGTGGTCAGCACCTTGCCCTGCAACAGCGTGCCGACCGGCAGTTGTGTGGTGTCAATGCGCGACAGGGCTGCGGCGTTGCCAGCCAGGCTGGATTGCGGACTGATCGCCAGGCTGCCGGCCGAGGGCTGGGTAATGGCCAGGCTGGCACCCAGGGCCAATGGCAGGCTGCTGGTGGCCGATACGGTGGTCTGGCGCCCACCCGCCAGGGTGATCTTGAGCAGCAGCTGGAACATCTGCTGGTCCTGCTTGAGTGACAGGACTTCGGCCTTGGCGCTCTGCCCGGCACCGATCAGGCCGTCCACCGGGGTCAGCAGCTTGAGCAACTCGCCACTGGCCTGCACGCGCGGCGTGGCAGGTGCCGCGGGGGGCAGGGGAGGAAGGTTGATCTCAGCGGTCATCGGTCACACCCTGTCGAAATTGCCCTCTTGAGAGTAGGACATGACATGTATAATGCCGCCCGTCTCCAAGGACGCGCGGCGCCATCGCGCAGCAAAACCAGCATAAATATTGACCCAGCTCTCTGGAACAGGCCGTCAATGCATCTATGCTGCACCACTTTAACGGCCGATCCACTGCCGACTTGAACCGTAAAGGCCCGCGATCTCTTGACCATCCCTCTACTAGAAGCCGTAGCGCTCGCCTGTGAGCGAGACTGGCGGATGCTCTTCGAAAACCTCGCATTGCGTCTGGATCGCGGCGACATGCTGCAGATCAGCGGCCCCAACGGCAGCGGCAAGACCAGCCTGCTGCGCCTGCTGGCCGGCCTGATGCAGCCGACCAGCGGCCAGGTGTTGCTAAATGGCGAGCCGCTGCACAGCCAGCGGATAGAGTTGGCCCACAACTTGTTGTGGATCGGCCATGCCGCCGGCATCAAGGATCTGCTGAGCGCTGAAGAGAACCTCAGTTGGCTCTGCGCCCTGCACCAGCCGGCCAACCGCGAGGCTATCTGGCAGGCGCTGGCGGCCGTCGGGCTGCGCGGTTTTGAAGATGTGCCGTGCCATACCCTGTCCGCCGGCCAGCAACGCCGGGTCGCTCTGGCGCGGTTGTACCTCGAGAGTCCGGCGCTGTGGATCCTCGACGAGCCGTTCACCGCCCTGGACAAGCAAGGTGTCGCCCAGTTGGAAGAGCACCTGGCCGCCCATTGTGAACAGGGCGGCATGGTGATCCTGACCACCCACCACACCATGACCCGGATGCCGGCCGGTTACCGTGATATCGACCTGGGGCAGTGGGCCGTATGAGTGTTTTTGCGCTGTTGGTGGCCCGCGAGGCCCGGTTGTTGTGTCGCCGTCCGGCGGAGCTGGCCAACCCCTTGGTATTTTTCGCAATTGTTGTCGCATTGTTTCCATTGGCAGTGGGACCTGAGACTCAATTGTTGCAAACCTTGTCTCCGGGCCTGGTCTGGGTAGCTGCCCTTTTATCGGTTTTGCTCTCGCTGGACGGGCTTTTCCGCAGTGATTTCGAGGACGGATCCCTTGAGCAGTGGGTCCTTTCGTCGCACCCCCTGGCTCTTCTGGTTTTGGCCAAGGTACTGGCACACTGGGCGTTTTCCGGCCTGGCATTGGTATTGCTTGCGCCGTTGCTGGCCTTGATGCTCGGTTTGCCTGCCGCCTGTCTGCCGGTTTTGCTCTTGTCGCTGTTGCTGGGTACACCGGTGCTGAGCCTGCTCGGTGCGGTCGGCGCGGCGCTGACGGTGGGTTTGAAGCGTGGCGGCTTGCTGCTGGCGCTGTTGATTCTGCCGTTGTATATCCCGGTGTTGATCCTGGGCAGTGGCGCCTTGCAGGCGGCACTTCAGGGCATGCCGGCGACCGGGTATCTGCTGTGGCTTGGGAGCCTGACCGCCCTGGCAGTTACCCTGACACCCTTTGCAATAGCTGCTGGCCTGAAGATCAGCGTCGGCGAATAATGAGGTCTGGTCAAAAAACGACCAGTAAAGACCCTGGCTTTTCGTGTTGACGAAAAGCAACCGTGATGGAAACAGCAATGAACTGGACCTGGTTTCACAAGCTCGGCTCGCCCAAGTGGTTTTACGGCATCAGCGGCAAAATGCTGCCCTGGCTGAGTATCGCCGCCGTGTTGCTGATCGGCATTGGAGTGGTCTGGGGCCTGGCGTTCGCACCGCCGGACTACCAGCAAGGCAACAGCTTCAGGATCATCTACATCCACGTGCCGGCGGCCATGCTGGCGCAGTCGGTGTATGTGATGCTGGCGGTCTGCGGCATCGTCGGGCTGGTGTGGAAGATGAAGCTGGCCGACGTCGCCCTGCAATGCGCGGCCCCGATTGGTGCCTGGATGACCGCCGTGGCGCTGGTCACCGGGGCGATCTGGGGCAAGCCGACCTGGGGTTCGTGGTGGGTCTGGGATGCGCGACTAACGTCGATGCTGATCCTGCTGTTCCTGTACTTCGGTCTCATTGCGCTGGGCAACGCCATCAGCAATCGTGACAGCGCCGCCAAGGCGTGCGCGGTGCTGGCGATTGTCGGGGTGATCAACATCCCGATCATCAAGTATTCGGTGGAGTGGTGGAACACCCTGCACCAGGGCGCGACCTTCACCCTCACCGAAAAACCGGCGATGCCGGTGGAGATGTGGCTGCCATTGCTGCTGACGGTGTTGGGTTTCTACTGTTTCTTCGGCGCGGTGCTGTTGCTGCGCATGCGCCTTGAAGTGCTCAAGCGCGAAGCCCGGGCCAGTTGGGTCAAAGCCGAAGTGCAAAACAGCCTGGAGGCCGCCTCATGAGTTTTGCTTCATTGGGCGACTTCCTCGCCATGGGCCATCACGGTCTATATGTCTGGTCGGCCTATGGCATCTGCCTGGCGGTACTGGCCCTCAACGTGGTCGCGCCGATCCTGGCCCGCAAGCGTTATCTGCAACAAGAGGCGCGTCGTCTGCGCCGGGAGAACAGCAAGTGAATCCGCTGCGTAAAAAACGTCTGCTCATCATTCTCGCGATCCTGGTGGGGGTTGGCGCTGCTGTCGGCCTGGCCTTGAGTGCCTTGCAGCAAAACATCAACCTGTTCTACACCCCGACCCAGATCGCCAATGGCGAAGCCCCGCAAGATACGCGCATCCGCGCCGGTGGCATGGTCGAGGCCGGTTCCCTGAAACGTTCCGGCGATTCGCTGGACGTGAGGTTCGTCGTCACCGACTTCAACAAATCCGTGACCATCACCTACCGTGGCATCCTCCCGGACCTGTTCCGCGAAGGGCAGGGCATCGTCGCCCTGGGCAAGTTGAATGCCGAGGGCGTGGTGGTGGCTGACGAAGTGCTGGCCAAGCACGACGAGAAGTACATGCCGCCGGAAGTGACCAAGGCGCTCAAAGACAGTGGTCAATCCGCCCCGACACCCGTGAAGGAGGGTTGATCCATGACGTCCGGCATCTTTATTCCCGAGTTGGGCCACCTGGCGATGATCCTCGCCCTGTGTTTTGCCATCGTCCAGGCGATCGTGCCGTTGTTCGGTGCCTGGCGCGGTGACCGCATGTGGATGGGGCTGGCCCAGCCTGCCGCCTGGGGGCAGTTCGCCTTCCTGGCATTCTCCTTCGGCTGCCTGACCTACGCCTTCATGGTCGACGACTTCTCCGTCGCCTATGTGGCCAACAACTCCAACAGCGCCTTGCCGTGGTACTACAAGTTCAGCGCCGTGTGGGGCGCCCACGAAGGTTCGCTGCTGTTGTGGGCGATGATTCTGGGCGGCTGGACCTTCGCCGTGTCGGTGTTCTCGCGGCAATTGCCGCAGGTCATGCTGGCGCGGGTGCTGTCGGTCATGGGAATGATCAGCATCGGCTTCCTGCTGTTCCTGATCCTCACCTCGAACCCGTTCGAGCGCATCCTGCCGCAGATGCCTACCGATGGCGCCGACCTCAACCCGTTGCTGCAGGACATCGGCCTGATCGTTCACCCGCCGATGCTGTACATGGGCTACGTCGGCTTCTCGGTGGCCTTCGCCTTCGCCATCGCCGCCTTGATGGGCGGTCGCCTGGATGCCGCATGGGCTCGTTGGTCACGTCCGTGGACCATCGTCGCCTGGGCGTTCCTGGGCATCGGCATCACCCTCGGTTCGTGGTGGGCCTACTACGAACTCGGCTGGGGCGGCTGGTGGTTCTGGGACCCGGTAGAAAATGCCTCGTTCATGCCTTGGCTGGTCGGCACGGCGCTGATTCACTCCCTGGCCGTGACCGAAAAACGTGGCGTGTTCAAAAGCTGGACCGTACTGCTGGCGATCGCTGCCTTCTCGCTGAGCCTGCTGGGGACCTTCCTCGTGCGTTCCGGGGTCCTGACTTCGGTCCACGCCTTTGCCTCGGACCCTGAGCGTGGCGTGTTCATCCTGATCTTCCTGCTGTTTGTGGTGGGTGGCTCGCTGACCCTGTTCGCCCTGCGCGCGCCGGTGGTCAAGAGCCATGTGGGCTTCAACCTGTGGTCGCGGGAAACCCTGCTGCTGGGCAACAACCTGGTGCTGGTGGTGGCGGCCTCGATGATCCTGCTCGGTACCCTGTACCCGCTGATCCTCGACGCCATGACCGGGGCCAAGCTGTCGGTCGGCCCGCCCTACTTCAACGCCCTGTTCATTCCGTTGATGGCGTTGTTGATGGTGGTGATGGCCGTCGGCGTGCTGGTGCGCTGGAAGGACACCCCGGTGAAGTGGCTGGTGGGCATGCTCACGCCGGTCTTGCTGGGCAGTGCTGCGCTGGCAGTGGTGGCCGGGATCGCCTATGGCGACTTCAACTGGGCCGTGCTGGCGACCTTCATGCTCGCCGCCTGGGTGCTGTTGGCCGGGGTCCGCGACATCCTCGACAAGACCCGCCACAAAGGCCTGATCAAGGGCCTGCCGACCCTGACCCGCAGTTACTGGGGCATGCAGGTCGCGCACCTGGGGATCGCCGTGTGCGCCCTGGGCGTGGTCCTTTCCAGCCAGAACAGCGCTGAGCGCGACCTGCGTCTGGAGCCGGGCGAGTCGATGGAACTGGCCGGCTATCACTTTGTGTTCGAGGGGGCCAAGCATTACGAAGGGCCGAACTTCACCTCCGACAAGGGCACCGTGCGGGTGATCAAGGGCGGCAAGGAAGTCAGCGTGCTGCACCCGGAAAAACGCCTGTACACCGTGCAGAACTCGGTGATGACCGAGGCCGGGATCGACGCTGGTTTCACCCGTGATATCTACGTCGCCCTTGGCGAGCCATTGGGCGAAGGTGCCTGGGCCGTGCGGGTGCACGTCAAGCCGTTCGTACGCTGGA from Pseudomonas sp. S04 encodes the following:
- the fliK gene encoding flagellar hook-length control protein FliK; its protein translation is MTAEINLPPLPPAAPATPRVQASGELLKLLTPVDGLIGAGQSAKAEVLSLKQDQQMFQLLLKITLAGGRQTTVSATSSLPLALGASLAITQPSAGSLAISPQSSLAGNAAALSRIDTTQLPVGTLLQGKVLTTQLQPQAPGQPAVYRSMVSLLNSALSGTALNIDSPQPLRIGTLLSAQVQDAHTLSFVPLSTRQEQLAISQQLHTQQSRQGSLDAVFKALQNLPADGQSPEVRASVDKLLASLPEVQHLSSAKGLAQALANSGLFLESRLLAGQNPAPADDLKGNLLRLIAQLAPGLPANPSFNAALAANTLAQALPSFVRNALGTLGQVSAKPAPGGFPLPSRLLQKLTEEGDLEHLLRLAAAAISRLQSHQLSSLEQTGMTEDGRLQTTWQLEIPMRNLQDIVPLQVKVQREDPPPRDPKEKPTEREARQHLWRVDLAFDLEPLGPLQVQAQLVRGSLSSQLWAERPYTASLIEQHLDHLRAQLHACGLNVGDLDCHLGIPPRGPQTRLEQRWVDDTA
- the ccmA gene encoding cytochrome c biogenesis heme-transporting ATPase CcmA; the protein is MLFENLALRLDRGDMLQISGPNGSGKTSLLRLLAGLMQPTSGQVLLNGEPLHSQRIELAHNLLWIGHAAGIKDLLSAEENLSWLCALHQPANREAIWQALAAVGLRGFEDVPCHTLSAGQQRRVALARLYLESPALWILDEPFTALDKQGVAQLEEHLAAHCEQGGMVILTTHHTMTRMPAGYRDIDLGQWAV
- the ccmB gene encoding heme exporter protein CcmB; protein product: MSVFALLVAREARLLCRRPAELANPLVFFAIVVALFPLAVGPETQLLQTLSPGLVWVAALLSVLLSLDGLFRSDFEDGSLEQWVLSSHPLALLVLAKVLAHWAFSGLALVLLAPLLALMLGLPAACLPVLLLSLLLGTPVLSLLGAVGAALTVGLKRGGLLLALLILPLYIPVLILGSGALQAALQGMPATGYLLWLGSLTALAVTLTPFAIAAGLKISVGE
- a CDS encoding heme ABC transporter permease, with protein sequence MNWTWFHKLGSPKWFYGISGKMLPWLSIAAVLLIGIGVVWGLAFAPPDYQQGNSFRIIYIHVPAAMLAQSVYVMLAVCGIVGLVWKMKLADVALQCAAPIGAWMTAVALVTGAIWGKPTWGSWWVWDARLTSMLILLFLYFGLIALGNAISNRDSAAKACAVLAIVGVINIPIIKYSVEWWNTLHQGATFTLTEKPAMPVEMWLPLLLTVLGFYCFFGAVLLLRMRLEVLKREARASWVKAEVQNSLEAAS
- the ccmD gene encoding heme exporter protein CcmD; the protein is MSFASLGDFLAMGHHGLYVWSAYGICLAVLALNVVAPILARKRYLQQEARRLRRENSK
- the ccmE gene encoding cytochrome c maturation protein CcmE, with the translated sequence MNPLRKKRLLIILAILVGVGAAVGLALSALQQNINLFYTPTQIANGEAPQDTRIRAGGMVEAGSLKRSGDSLDVRFVVTDFNKSVTITYRGILPDLFREGQGIVALGKLNAEGVVVADEVLAKHDEKYMPPEVTKALKDSGQSAPTPVKEG
- a CDS encoding heme lyase CcmF/NrfE family subunit, giving the protein MTSGIFIPELGHLAMILALCFAIVQAIVPLFGAWRGDRMWMGLAQPAAWGQFAFLAFSFGCLTYAFMVDDFSVAYVANNSNSALPWYYKFSAVWGAHEGSLLLWAMILGGWTFAVSVFSRQLPQVMLARVLSVMGMISIGFLLFLILTSNPFERILPQMPTDGADLNPLLQDIGLIVHPPMLYMGYVGFSVAFAFAIAALMGGRLDAAWARWSRPWTIVAWAFLGIGITLGSWWAYYELGWGGWWFWDPVENASFMPWLVGTALIHSLAVTEKRGVFKSWTVLLAIAAFSLSLLGTFLVRSGVLTSVHAFASDPERGVFILIFLLFVVGGSLTLFALRAPVVKSHVGFNLWSRETLLLGNNLVLVVAASMILLGTLYPLILDAMTGAKLSVGPPYFNALFIPLMALLMVVMAVGVLVRWKDTPVKWLVGMLTPVLLGSAALAVVAGIAYGDFNWAVLATFMLAAWVLLAGVRDILDKTRHKGLIKGLPTLTRSYWGMQVAHLGIAVCALGVVLSSQNSAERDLRLEPGESMELAGYHFVFEGAKHYEGPNFTSDKGTVRVIKGGKEVSVLHPEKRLYTVQNSVMTEAGIDAGFTRDIYVALGEPLGEGAWAVRVHVKPFVRWIWFGGLLTGFGGLLAAMDRRYRVKVKSRVREALGMSGAAA